In a genomic window of Sarcophilus harrisii chromosome 4, mSarHar1.11, whole genome shotgun sequence:
- the PYCR1 gene encoding pyrroline-5-carboxylate reductase 1, mitochondrial, which translates to MSVGFIGAGQLAYALAKGFTSAGILASHKIMASSPDMDLPTVSALRKIGINLTPNNKETVQHSDVLFLAVKPHIIPFILDEIGADIKERHIVVSCAAGVTISSVEKKLTTFQPAPKVIRCMTNTPVVVQEGATVYATGTHAQVEDGKLLEQLMSSVGFCTEVEEDLIDAVTGLSGSGPAYAFTALDALADGGVKMGLPRRLAVRLGAQALLGAAKMLLESEQHPGQLKDNVCSPGGATIHALHFLESGGFRSLLINAVEASCIRTRELQSMADKEKISPAAIKKTLLDKVKLDSPTESTKSSSSFIKLLARSQAPGGKKD; encoded by the exons ATGAGTGTGGGCTTCATTGGAGCTGGCCAACTGGCATATGCCCTGGCTAAAGGCTTCACCTCAGCAG GCATCCTGGCTTCCCACAAGATAATGGCCAGCTCACCAGATATGGACCTGCCCACAGTCTCTGCACTCAGA AAGATTGGTATAAACCTGACCCCCAACAACAAGGAGACGGTGCAGCATAGTGATGTACTTTTCTTGGCTGTGAAACCTCATATCATTCCCTTCATCCTGGATGAGATTGGAGCTGATATTAAGGAGAGGCACATCGTGGTTTCCTGTGCAGCCGGCGTTACAATTAGCTCCGTTGAGAAG aAACTGACAACCTTCCAGCCAGCCCCTAAAGTCATCCGCTGCATGACCAATACCCCTGTGGTAGTACAGGAGGGTGCCACAGTTTATGCTACAGGAACCCATGCCCAGGTGGAGGATGGGAAGCTTTTGGAACAGCTAATGAGCAGTGTGGGTTTCTGCACTGAAGTGGAAGAGGACCTGATCGATGCTGTCACTGGCCTCAGCGGTAGCGGGCCTGCCTAT GCATTTACAGCTTTGGATGCATTGGCAGATGGTGGGGTGAAGATGGGACTCCCTCGGCGGCTGGCAGTCCGTCTGGGAGCCCAGGCTTTATTG GGAGCTGCTAAGATGCTCTTGGAATCTGAACAGCACCCGGGACAGCTCAAGGACAATGTCTGCTCCCCTGGAGGAGCCACCATCCATGCCTTGCACTTCTTAGAGAGTGGTGGCTTCCGCTCCCTCCTCATCAATGCTGTGGAGGCTTCCTGCATTCGTACCCG AGAACTTCAGTCCATGgctgacaaagaaaagatctctCCAGCTGCCATCAAGAAAACTCTGCTGGATAAAGTGAAGTTGGATTCTCCTACAGAATCCACAAAGTCATCCTCTAGTTTCATTAAGCTGCTAGCTCGAAGCCAGGCCCCTGGAGGCAAGAAAGATTGA